The DNA segment GCCGCATGTCGTCTTCACGATCTTCAGCTCTTGACAAGAAAATCACTCCAGAGCATATATCTCAAACGATTAACAATCTTGAAAAAGAGAATGAGCGAGATTTCAAGAGAAGCCAGTCTGGTGAAACGACTAAAAGACTTGGTATGGGAGCAATCCTTGTTTTGGTTCTAATGGTTTTTGGTTATGCAGGTTTAACTAATGATAAAGACCTCGCAGAAAAGGTCATCATTGCAGGCATTTCAGGACTTGGTGGTTTTGGTGCTGGTGTTGCAGTAAACAGAAAAGAGCCTTAGCGAACGAGCAAACTTACAGAAGAGATTAGTAATCTAACTCATTAGTAGAGAAAAATTTTCTACATAAATTTCTGCCAGATGATCTTAGGGCTAATGCGTAAGTTCGGTGGCGCGATCGCAGAACCCAGCACAAACAACTCTGCCTTGCTACAGCTGTTCAGGTTAGGTAAAACGTAGTGGAACTAACCTACCCTGCTTTCACATATTACTTTTTATAATTTTTGAGAGTCAAATTCAACCAAAATCGCCGCTTCATCTAGACCACGGATTACATTGTCAACAATCAGGCCGCGACGGACTCTATTAATTCGGTCATTCGACGCCTGAATAGCTGCCTTGTAGTAAATCCCATGAATAGTTTTCTCGCTTAGGCTAGATTCTTCTACTTTCTGGTAAAAATCCTCGAGAGATTCTACCGTTTCATTTGGTTGCAAGTTTAATTTACTCAGATGAAGTGCACGATCTATTTCAGAAAACAATGTGAACAAATCTGCCTTCTTCCAAACCCTTGACTTAGGCGGGAATCCACATTCCTCAATGAAATCTATAGTATCCGTTATTCTGGCACTAATTACATCTGCCACAGGAAAATCATCATTATATCGACTTAGTAGCTCTTCAAAGGCGTCATCTCTGTTGAAGTATCCTTGGAGCATCGTTGCAACGATAGAGAGAGCAAATCTGAGGTCACCCATTCTTTTGTAGTCAAGGGCATTAAAAACTTTATGTTGCTCAAAAAAACTGGATTGAGCAAAATCCTCACAGAAAGACTTCAGCTTTCCGGCATATACCGCATTGTTGACCTCGATATCCAAAAGTGAGTATTTGGTTGCATTAAGCCTTCTGAAAACTTCAATAATTTCATCCCTCGAAAGCGATCCGAGATCGCGAACGGCTACATCATATTGCAGGAATGCTCTCTTGCCATCTTGATCGAGTTCTTTGTAGCCTTTTATAGTGGTGAGCCTAAGATCGGGATCACCATCAAAATATTGAATAAGGGTACTGACTCGTTGGAGACCATCAACTAAGAGTTGTGTTCCCTCACCTGTTTCGAGGTCTACATCTCCATCAGCAAAGTAAATTTCTGGAAACGGATAGCCACGCAAAACAGTGTCAAGAAAATGATTTTTGTCGTCTCTCGACCAAACAAGTCTTCGTTGAAATTCGGGACGAGGAATAAGCTTGCCTTCCTTCACTAAAGATATTAATTCTCTTACTTTTTTATTGGTTGGCGCTGTTTTCATGATGACTCCAAAATTGCTTTACACCGTGCTATACCACGCGCTTGATATTTTATGAGAAATTCAAGATCTCGATATAATGCTCCACTAAGTTTTCTTCTGTCGAAATGCGTAGAAGCGGTAAGTCCTCGAATGGAATCTTGCCAAGTATCGTACGTCCTTAATCGAGCTTCTCGAGGAACATGATCTGGCCTAATCCATCCATAAACAAGATAGTCACCTAGCTTGTGCATGCGATGTGGCATCCATGGCTTTCCAATTGCATAAGCAGCCAATTCATCCCAGATCACATCAAAAAGAAGGGGTGAGATAAAGGCTATATCTATGTCTGAATTGCCATCAAATGGACGAAATGCAGGCAGACTAGCTTGTTCTTTACGCCTTTTCTCAAACAAGCCAAACCCTAGCTTTGCAGATCCAACTATTGCAATTTCATGAAATCCTATGCCGATTCCGGTAGCTTTTGATACAGTGTCTTGTATAATTCTGATTTGTTTTTCGGTGATATAAGTGCTTTCAGCTTGAACAATATATTTCTCAACGAAATCCCGCGGCTCTTGAGTCAAAATTTCCGATTTTAGCTGGCCTATTTCCATCATTCTTTAAATGCCAATCAAAATGGCGAGTAGCTTTCTACGCTTGTACACCTGAATATCCTTCAGGAATAGCTGGGTCAGAAACTCATCGTTAATATTAGCCAATATAGATTATGTTCTCAAAATCTTCTCCACGGTTGACGCCGAGTGTCTGTACCACTATGCTCATACACTAAGCCGTTCATCCCGAGCGGTCACCATACAGAACTCGAAAACTTTGGCGCTATCCGTTGGTGGTGACACACCAACGGAAAGCTAACCCCGCAAGTCTACGGCGCAGATTGCGAGGCTAAGGTCAATGGTACCCTAGCCCCCTCAGTTTGCATTTCAAGCGTGGGCGCTAGGGTTTTCGCGTTCTGTCTTCCTACACCACAACCGGAGACAGAACCGATGTTTGAATACCTCGAACCCGACGCCAGTGGCGCGTCGAACCAGCCCCCTGCCCAGCCCTCCCGGCCCCATCCCCGCCCAGAGAAACTGCGCCACTTGCTCTACGGCAGCCTGGCAGGCATAGAGCGCACCATCAAAATCCTCCACGCCTACGGTTACGCCGATCCCAACGACTGGAGCGACCCCATCCCCGTGCCCCCCAGCGCAGACCAGACCGCAGCATCTAGCGGAGCCTCGCCCTGGATGGTCATTTTGACCAAAACCCTGCTGATTGAGTAAGCGCCTTTGCCCCTAGAACCGGGTTGCCCGGACTGTAGCCCACCTTTGGCCAAAAGCCACGGGTAGCCCGGTTCTGTCCGCCGCTACCAAGCAGAGCCAGTCCAGCAAAGCAAAAATACGCCTGCTGTTCAAAAAAGCGGAATGGCTGTCTGGGATGTGCTGTCAGGACATTGCCCTAGGGGAATTCAGCCCTATGGGGTGTTGGCAATTGCAGATGCTCTTTTTAGGCTGAAATAAGCGAGCTGCGGCCAGTTGGCTGATCCAGGCTGTTTGATTGGCAATGGCGTGGGTTGGGCTGGCCGGTAGCGTTGGGGCGATCGCCCCAACGCTAGGCAAAAGGTTAGGAGATTCAGGATGAGAACGTGGAATCAACTGTTTGGCCTCATGAGCTTTGTGGCGGCGGCGGGGCTAGCGCCCTACGCCATTGGGGGTCTGCTTCAAAACCAGCCCTACGCCTCAGCATCCTCTATCTTTACGTCTCCTACGATCTTTGCCGACTCAACTAGAGCCGCTGAAGAAGTTGTTTGGTTAGAGATTAGCCTCAGCCAGCGCCGAGTTACCCTTTACGAGGGAACCAAGCGCGTTGAGCAATACCCAATCGGTATTGGCAGAGCTGGATGGGAAACACCTGTCGGTACGTTTCGAGTGCGCCAAATGCAAGAAGATCCTATCTGGATCCATCCCTTCACCGACGAGCGGATTCCAAATAATGACTCACGCAATCCTCTGGGCACACGGTGGGTTGGTTTTTGGACCGATGGCCATGTTTGGGTAGGCCTGCATGGCACCTCTGCCCCGTCCTCCGTAGGAACCGCAGCCTCCCACGGCTGCATTCGCATGCACAATGCGGATGTAGAGGCTCTATTTGCCCGCATTGAATTGGGCACCCCGGTCAGAGTTGTGCCCTAGCCCAGATGATTTCACCCTCGCCAACCTACTGCGATCGCGGTTGCAGATAAGAGAATCCCCCAAAGGGGATTTTTGTCTCCACGGAAATGCCAAACTGCTCAGCCATCCTACGGATTGTGCAGGCTGGTTGTGCAGGAGGTACTTTGCCTGACAGGCCGTTTTCAACTTGAGGGGTTAGGCCATTGCTCCGAACCTCATCCCCAGAAGAATTGATGTACACACAAATTCAGCGCTGCGGCGGGAGAATGTCACCCCGATCGCAGCGCTGAATACGCATCTACGTAAACGACAAAATTTTACTTTTGTCGTTCCCTAAGACTTAGCTACCGTAGAAGCTAAGCACACTACCTCAACTACCACAGAGCACGGACGCCATTGTCGCCATTGTCGTCAAATTGAGCGTCGTCAAACTGATCGTCTTGCTGCTGCTGAGTGGTACCGGGCTGCTGCTGACCCGCACCAGGGGTACCGGGCTGCTGCTGAATGGTGCCGGGCTGCTGCTGACCCGCACCAGGGGTGCCAGGCTGCTGCTGAGTAGTGCCGGGCTGCTGCTGACCCGTACCAGGGGTACCGGGCTGCTGCTGCTGAGTGGTACCGGGCTGCTGCTGCTGAGTGGTGCCGGGCTGCTGCTGACCTGTACCAGGGGTACCGGGCTGCTGCTGCTGAGTGGTGCCGGGCTGCTGCTGACCTGTACCGGGGGTACCGGGCTGCTGCTGCTGAGTGGTGCCGGGCTGCTGCTGACCTGTACCGGGGGTACCGGGCTGCTGCTGGGTTGTTGTACCAGGGGACTGTTCACCGCCGCCAACTTGAGCCGTAACACTGGGCATGCCCACCAGTACACCTGTGACCAAAGCTCCAGCGGCACCAGTCAAAGCGAGAATAAGGCGATTTTGAGCGTTCATAAGATACCTCGTGCAATTGATTTCAACTGAGCTCAATTAAGAACTCTGGTTAAAAGCTTAAGGAGGCTCATCCTCGACCTTATCTGTCAATGGTTTGGCATTGTTTTTGGGCTGTCTGGTTAGATTAGTAAAATCAACTCATAGTCACAGGAAAAAAGTAAGCCTTAGAAACTCGGGTGGGCAGCACTCCAAGGCCGCCCACCCCCTGAGCGCGCAGAGCTTTAGGCGGCGGTGCTTTAATGCCTTACGGTAACGGCAGTACCTAGCCTGACCTGCTGATATAGCGCTTCAAGATCGGCTCTGTGCATGTGGAGACAGCCGTGGGATGAATTTCTGCCCACCGTTGCAGGGTTGCGAGTGCCGTGGAACCCAATCCAGTTGTTGCCGTCTGTCCAGAAACCAATCCACCGCGTGCCCAGGGGATTACGGGCATCGCCGCCGGGAATTCGTTGTCCATTGAATGGACTGATCCAGGTGGGGTGCTCGCGCATCTGCCGCACTTGAAATGTGCCGACTGGAGTTTCCCAGCCGGCCCGGCCCACCCCAACGGGATAGCGATTGGTAACAGTTTCACCCTGGTACACTAGAACTTCACGTCGCCGTAGATGAATTTCTAAGCGCACATCTTCTGCCGCTGGGGCCAGCGCCAGAGTTGAGTCGGTCGCAGGAGTGACCGCATCGGCCTGGGCAGAGAGCGCTTGACTGCTTTCGCTCAGCAACACCGCTGTCTGAGGCAGCGGGTTAGAAAATTGGCCTGTCGCCTCTGGTTCAGAGACAGGGCTCCTGGTGGCATTGGGCCAATAACTAGAGCGAGCCTGATGGGCCACAGGCACGGTTAAGCTCAGCACCAAAGCTAGCCCGGTGAGATTGATGAGGCGGTTTAGCATAGGGAATCTAAGTCGCGATCGCGCAAAAAGCAGGGGTGACAAAATGTTGCAAGTCTTACACAAAACTGAAAACAGATAGTATCTAGTCAGTGCGTCAACAAGCAGAACAAGCCGGTAACGTCCAGTCTTCGCTGGCGACGATTGAGCATTCACAAAATCGCGAGAATTACCTCTTGCCCAAGGCAGATTTTACCCAAAATGTCAGGCGCAGATAACATTAAAGTGATTTTCCGCTGGCAGCAGCTGTAGACAGCCATCCTGAGCGCCCAGGGTGACAGTAACTAAATTCGTTTTTCGCCTGACCTAACCATGACCAGACGCCATCGCCGCCGCCTGGGGATGAATGGCTGAAATAGTTCCAAAGCTCTCAAAATATCGAGATTTCTGAGGGCGATCGCAGCATTTCACCATAAATCACGCCCAAATTCGCCCCTTTAACGAGCTAAAACTAGAAACGACGGATTTTTACAAAATTTATCTAGGAAGCCATTGATCGGGTCGAGAACGCTGCTCGGCTGGGAAATGGCTTTATAGCCATAGTCACGCTGGTTAGGACACCAAAAGATTCCGAAACGTTCAAACGTTTGAACGTTCATCTAAAAACCGACAGTTTTGTTTAAGGGCGATTTTAAGCTGGCTCTTGTACTCGCGATCGCCCACTACATAGGCCCCAAACCGCTCCAGATGCGGATTCATCATCTGGGCATCAAACAGGGCAAAGTGCCGCTGGCGCAGGTGCTCCACCAGCTTTACCATGGCCACCTTAGAGCCCTCAGAAATGCGAAAAAACATCGACTCACCAATGAACGCCCCGCCGATGACTAAACCCAAAATGCCCCCCGCCAGCTCGTCGCCCTGCCAGGTCTCAAAGCTGTAGGCCCAGCCCGCCTGGTGCAGTTCGCTGTAGACCTGCTTGAGTTCGCTTGAGATCCAGGTGGTATCGCGATCGGCACAGCCGCTGACCACCTCCTCAAAGGCCTGATTGACGGCGACTCGAAAGCGGTTTTGGTTGAGCGATCGCCGCAGCGACCTGGGATAGCGAAAGCGATCGTCCAGGGGAATCAGCGTGCGCTGGCGACTGGCGTACCAGCCCAGGTCATCGCCCTCGCCGTCGGCCATCAAAAAATACCCCTGGGAGTAGCCGCGAATGATGGCATCTAGGTCGTACTTGAGGAAGGTCACGGTATTCTCAACGGATGGGTGCTCACGGGGGCTCAACAGATAGGTGAGTGATGATTCTTTACGCTCAGCCGTCAGCCTCCCAAGGCAAGAATCGAAGACGGTAGTATTGAGTGTACAGAAGGTTCTCCCAGGTTTCCTCAGCTCCACAATGACTGATCCCCTTAGCCCTATTATGCTGCCACCCCCGGAGGATGCTCAACAGGAGGGGCAATGGCTCAAGTCTGCTCTGCTCACCTGGCTCAATGCGGAATATCTACCAGAACCAGCCAACCGCACCATTGCCGAGCGCGTCTCCCAGGTGTTTGTGCGCCAGCGCATGGAGGGCGAAAACGACGTGGGTTCGCTAGTCATGGCCATTTTGACCGAGCTGCAAGCCTTTGACTTTTCGGAGAGTTTCTACGGCGAGTTTACTGTGGCCAACGCCGTCGGCGACCTGCTGTTTGACAGCCTGGGCATCGATCGCTGCTGCGGTCGCTCCACCACCCTCGAAGCCAGCCGGGTCGGTTCGCTATCCGATGGCGACAATGCCGAGAGCGACATCCTCTAACCTACAGCGATCAGTCGTTATCCTAGATCTATGACGACCCTGACCCTAACCCTCGATCCTGTAGTGCGGCTCACCCGCGCACAGTTCTATGAGCTGTGCAAAGTTAACCACGACATTCGCCTTGAGCGCAGCAGTACAGGAGATTTAATTCTCATGCCACCCACAGGTTGGGAGTCTGGTCGTCAAAATTCTAAGCTCAACTTACGGGTGGGTACCTGGGCCGAACAAGATGGCACAGGCTTTGTTTTTGACTCTTCTACCGGGTTCTCGCTCCCCAATGGAGCCGATCGCTCGCCCGATGTCGCCTGGGTAGAAAAAACGCGCATTGCGACCCTGGCCCCAGACCCCGCCCGGTTCTTACCCCTGGCTCCCGACTTTGTGATCGAGCTGCGGTCAGCTGCCGATAAGCTAGCCACCCTACAGCACAAGATGGCCGAGTATCGCGACTGTGGGGTGCGGCTGGGCTGGCTGATTGACCCCCAGGAGAAACGGGTAGAAATCTATCGCCTAGGGCGACCTACCGAGTATCTCAGCCAGCCCGATCAGCTGTCTGGAGAAGATGTGCTGCCCGGCTTTGTGCTCATGCTGGCCGAGATCTGGGAATAGAAAGTGGTGTGGTTTCACACCGATCGCTAAATGTCATTGCCACGGCAAAAGAGGCCTGAGCGTGGCTCAGGCCTCCTTAAGACTTCAAAACCCAAGTTGGTTTAAAGTGCAGCGCTCGCGAGGCTGCCCTACCAGCTCGACTTCACCACGCCGGGCAACAAGCCCTGGTGAGCCATCTCGCGCAGCTTGTTGCGGCAGAGGCCAAAGTCACGGTAGTAGCCACGGGGGCGACCGGTCATCCAGCAGCGATTGTGCAGGCGAGTCGGCGCGCTGTTGCGGGGAAGTTGCTGAATCTTGCGGTGAATAGCCACCTTCTCCTGCTGGTTGGCAGCCTTGTCAAACTCTTCCAGCAGTGCCTCACGCTTTTTAGCGTACTGCGCCACCATTTTCTCCCGCTTGCGCTCCCGCGCAATCATGCTTTTCTTAGCCATTTGGTTTCTCTAGCCGTAAGACCTTTTTATCACAGACACAGTCTACTACTATACGCGACGCCGTCCCGGAGAGTAAACCCCGCCCACCCAGTTTTTTTCCGGCCCGCCCCTGGGCGGCGCACCGCGAGGGAGACCTGCCATCCCCAGTGCTAACCCTTGCTCAGGGCTGAGCGGCATCACCGCCGTCGGTTCGGTTTTCTGCCCTCGGAATGCCTCAGAGGCCCCACTACAGTGAAACAAGAGTTTTCACCGACCAGAGAATTACTGAAGAGGAGTGACGATGACCAGTTTGATCACCTGGATTTTCTTTGCCTGGGCCATTGGCATCATCATGGTGCAGTTCATCAGCTAGAGCATTCTGCTAGAGCATTCTGTCCCGACGGCATCGCCACCCCCGCAGACCGGCTCCGAAGCTAGCGGGAAAAGATGAAGGTGGGTGCGACATCTTCAGGGCGGTAGCCAGCGGCAATGCACTGGGCCATGGCGTCGGCGACGGCTAGCTCTGCGGCGGCAGCCACGCCCACCACGCAGTCAGAAAATCGCGCGGGCAGCACGCTGCGGCGGCAGTTGTTGAGCACAGCGGTGGAGTTGGCCACCGCCAGGCCCTGGTGAATATCGCCGACGCAGGTGGCCAGCTCAAGGGGACGGCGATCGCTCTGGCAGGCCAGTAGCGCCTGCGGGGCGTCTACCTCAGCTGCCCCCAGCACATCGACGGTGCAGCTGGCGAGATCGGCGGGGTGCAGCGCCCTACCACAGGCACCAGCGGCCTCGGCGGCGGTAATGCCCGCCTCGATCAGACTGCTGGTGCAGGTTTCAAAATCGTTGGCGATCGCCCGGGGGGCCGAGAGCAGCACCAGGGGAGCGGCCAGCCCGGCAATTAGGGCAAATGGTATTGCAGAGCACGGGCGACGGGTAGCAGAAGCCAGAAAATGAACCATAACAGAACGTTAAAGGTTATATCGCTTGGTTAACGGGTGTAATTAGCGGTTACAGACTGTTGATCAATGGATTGCAGGGATTAGCTCGACCGATTTAGCCTAGGCAGCAACGGTTTTTGCCAATGCCAAACCGACTTGCCGTTTTGGCATGAGCCAAACCGATTTACCGTTTTGGGTCGTTGAATCTTCTACAGTGAAGAGTAGCAGGAAAAACACAATTTCGTGACGCAGAGGTTAAGGCAGTATGCACCTGAGTGACATAACTCACCCCAATCAACTCCACGGTCTATCCATTCGCCAGCTCGAAGATGTGGCCCGCCAGATTCGCGAAAAGCACCTGGAGACTGTGGCGGCGAGCGGGGGACACCTCGGCCCAGGGCTGGGGGTGGTGGAGCTGACGTTGGCCCTGTACCAAACCCTCGACCTCGAGCGCGACAAAGTCACCTGGGACGTAGGTCACCAGGCGTACCCCCACAAGCTGATCACCGGGCGCTACCACGACTTCCACACCCTGCGCCAAAAAGACGGCGTGGCGGGCTACCTGAAGCGCAGCGAGAGCAAGTTTGACCACTTTGGCGCGGGCCACGCCTCCACCAGCATTTCAGCCGCCCTGGGCATGGCCCTAGCCCGCGACATGGCGGGGGACAACTACAAGGTGGCGGCGATCATCGGCGACGGCGCGCTGACCGGCGGCATGGCCCTGGAGGCGATCAACCACGCCGGGCACCTGCCTAACACCAACCTGCTGGTGGTGCTCAACGACAACGAGATGTCGATCTCGCCCAACGTGGGGGCGATTCCGCGCTACCTCAACAAAATGCGCCTCAGCCCCCCGGTACAGTTTCTTACCGACAACCTCGAAGAG comes from the Nodosilinea sp. PGN35 genome and includes:
- a CDS encoding DUF262 domain-containing protein; protein product: MKTAPTNKKVRELISLVKEGKLIPRPEFQRRLVWSRDDKNHFLDTVLRGYPFPEIYFADGDVDLETGEGTQLLVDGLQRVSTLIQYFDGDPDLRLTTIKGYKELDQDGKRAFLQYDVAVRDLGSLSRDEIIEVFRRLNATKYSLLDIEVNNAVYAGKLKSFCEDFAQSSFFEQHKVFNALDYKRMGDLRFALSIVATMLQGYFNRDDAFEELLSRYNDDFPVADVISARITDTIDFIEECGFPPKSRVWKKADLFTLFSEIDRALHLSKLNLQPNETVESLEDFYQKVEESSLSEKTIHGIYYKAAIQASNDRINRVRRGLIVDNVIRGLDEAAILVEFDSQKL
- a CDS encoding L,D-transpeptidase, with translation MRTWNQLFGLMSFVAAAGLAPYAIGGLLQNQPYASASSIFTSPTIFADSTRAAEEVVWLEISLSQRRVTLYEGTKRVEQYPIGIGRAGWETPVGTFRVRQMQEDPIWIHPFTDERIPNNDSRNPLGTRWVGFWTDGHVWVGLHGTSAPSSVGTAASHGCIRMHNADVEALFARIELGTPVRVVP
- a CDS encoding L,D-transpeptidase produces the protein MLNRLINLTGLALVLSLTVPVAHQARSSYWPNATRSPVSEPEATGQFSNPLPQTAVLLSESSQALSAQADAVTPATDSTLALAPAAEDVRLEIHLRRREVLVYQGETVTNRYPVGVGRAGWETPVGTFQVRQMREHPTWISPFNGQRIPGGDARNPLGTRWIGFWTDGNNWIGFHGTRNPATVGRNSSHGCLHMHRADLEALYQQVRLGTAVTVRH
- the aat gene encoding leucyl/phenylalanyl-tRNA--protein transferase; this translates as MTFLKYDLDAIIRGYSQGYFLMADGEGDDLGWYASRQRTLIPLDDRFRYPRSLRRSLNQNRFRVAVNQAFEEVVSGCADRDTTWISSELKQVYSELHQAGWAYSFETWQGDELAGGILGLVIGGAFIGESMFFRISEGSKVAMVKLVEHLRQRHFALFDAQMMNPHLERFGAYVVGDREYKSQLKIALKQNCRFLDERSNV
- a CDS encoding Uma2 family endonuclease is translated as MTTLTLTLDPVVRLTRAQFYELCKVNHDIRLERSSTGDLILMPPTGWESGRQNSKLNLRVGTWAEQDGTGFVFDSSTGFSLPNGADRSPDVAWVEKTRIATLAPDPARFLPLAPDFVIELRSAADKLATLQHKMAEYRDCGVRLGWLIDPQEKRVEIYRLGRPTEYLSQPDQLSGEDVLPGFVLMLAEIWE
- the rpsN gene encoding 30S ribosomal protein S14 produces the protein MAKKSMIARERKREKMVAQYAKKREALLEEFDKAANQQEKVAIHRKIQQLPRNSAPTRLHNRCWMTGRPRGYYRDFGLCRNKLREMAHQGLLPGVVKSSW